One genomic segment of Rivularia sp. PCC 7116 includes these proteins:
- a CDS encoding NAD(P)/FAD-dependent oxidoreductase, whose product MQAKNICVIGAGVSGLVTAKTFLEEGYKVTVFEKQKGLGGVWDKSRAYPGLSIQNPKDTYAFSDYPMPSSYPEWPSGEQICDYLESYARHFGVLEKIHFGTEVIRVEQRNPELLKWNVSVNFHDASNDKPINKNYEFDFVIVCNGIFGIPNMPSFPRMKEFTATGGKILHSSEFKHSSELEGKKVVIVGFGKSATDIATVAATKAQECTLIFRQALWKIPKFFLGIINVKYILLTRFAESWMPYRNLKGWENLLHTIGKPLVWFFWRINETILRLQFPLDACDLTPDQPMNKLIGCSIGLVPKGFYEYFQNGKIRAEKTKVKNFYPQGIVLENGKSLEADIVIFATGFRQGMPFLEEKYRQEVFDNQGIIHLYRHLIHPNIPRMGFVGYNYSGCAQLSSEIGARWLAQYFKDKVNLPSPQEMLEDIKAELEWRLKNRPYAFVNGACVTPFTFHYIDELMEDMGLKKSRKALPILELMTPADPSAYKNVRQEIQANNYSEMNN is encoded by the coding sequence ATGCAAGCAAAGAATATTTGCGTAATTGGCGCTGGTGTAAGTGGTTTAGTTACGGCAAAAACTTTCCTTGAAGAAGGCTATAAAGTAACTGTATTTGAAAAACAAAAGGGATTAGGCGGAGTATGGGATAAATCGAGAGCTTACCCAGGACTTTCAATCCAAAATCCTAAAGATACATATGCTTTTAGCGACTATCCGATGCCTTCTTCTTACCCTGAGTGGCCTTCAGGAGAACAGATATGTGACTATCTAGAATCTTACGCACGACACTTCGGTGTGTTAGAAAAAATTCATTTTGGAACAGAAGTTATTAGAGTCGAGCAGAGGAATCCAGAACTTCTTAAATGGAACGTCAGCGTTAATTTTCATGATGCTAGTAATGACAAACCAATTAACAAAAATTACGAGTTCGATTTTGTAATTGTGTGTAATGGTATTTTTGGAATTCCAAATATGCCTTCTTTCCCTAGGATGAAAGAATTTACAGCTACAGGAGGAAAAATCTTGCACTCAAGTGAGTTTAAACATAGCTCTGAACTTGAGGGTAAAAAAGTCGTTATCGTAGGTTTTGGTAAATCAGCTACTGATATAGCAACAGTAGCTGCTACAAAGGCACAAGAATGTACTCTAATTTTTCGACAAGCATTGTGGAAAATACCAAAGTTCTTTTTAGGCATTATTAATGTCAAGTATATTCTTTTGACCCGTTTTGCTGAATCTTGGATGCCTTATCGCAACTTAAAAGGTTGGGAAAATTTATTACACACCATTGGAAAACCCCTTGTATGGTTTTTCTGGCGCATTAACGAAACGATTTTGCGGTTACAGTTTCCTTTAGATGCCTGTGATTTAACTCCAGATCAACCGATGAATAAATTAATTGGTTGTAGCATAGGCTTAGTACCTAAAGGCTTTTATGAGTACTTTCAAAATGGTAAGATTCGAGCAGAAAAGACAAAAGTTAAGAATTTTTATCCCCAGGGTATTGTACTTGAGAATGGTAAATCTTTAGAGGCTGATATAGTTATTTTTGCGACTGGATTTCGTCAAGGTATGCCTTTTTTAGAAGAAAAGTATCGTCAAGAAGTATTTGATAATCAGGGTATAATTCATCTTTATCGTCACCTTATTCATCCAAACATTCCCAGAATGGGTTTTGTTGGTTATAACTACAGCGGATGCGCTCAATTATCTTCTGAAATTGGTGCTCGATGGTTGGCACAATATTTTAAAGATAAAGTCAATTTACCATCTCCACAAGAAATGTTGGAGGATATCAAAGCAGAATTAGAATGGCGACTGAAAAATAGACCATATGCATTTGTAAATGGAGCCTGTGTTACTCCTTTCACATTTCATTATATTGATGAATTAATGGAAGATATGGGTCTTAAAAAGAGTCGAAAAGCATTGCCTATTTTAGAATTGATGACACCAGCCGATCCATCTGCTTACAAAAATGTGCGGCAAGAAATTCAAGCGAATAATTATTCTGAGATGAATAATTAA
- a CDS encoding YbjQ family protein, with amino-acid sequence MIITTTDVIQGAIVESYLGVVTAEVVYGSNFMRDFFAGLRDIIGGRTGSYERLFEEGQQKALTELEKRAQRLGANAVVGIEIDTGTINVDQSGVLLLITAVGTAVKVRE; translated from the coding sequence ATGATTATTACTACTACAGACGTAATTCAAGGAGCTATTGTTGAATCCTATTTAGGAGTTGTAACCGCAGAAGTAGTTTACGGCAGTAATTTCATGAGAGATTTTTTTGCTGGTTTGAGAGATATTATTGGTGGACGAACTGGTAGTTACGAACGCTTATTTGAGGAAGGACAACAAAAAGCACTTACAGAATTAGAAAAACGAGCGCAGCGTTTAGGAGCAAATGCAGTTGTAGGTATTGAAATTGATACCGGCACAATTAATGTTGACCAATCAGGTGTTTTATTATTAATTACTGCTGTAGGTACTGCTGTCAAAGTACGTGAGTGA
- a CDS encoding NAD(P)-binding domain-containing protein, which produces MNNTVELEYLIIGAGPAGLQLGYFLEKAKRNYLILEGGSKAGNFFSKFPRHKKLISINKVYTGYSDSEINLRWDWNSLLSDSEEMLLKNYSREYFPHTDDLVRYLEDFANHFNLKIKYNSQVVKIAKNDKFMVIDNTGQVYSASRLIVATGFSKPYIPEIPGMELAENYTDVSVDPEDFANQRVLILGKGNSGFETADNLVATASLIHIASPTPIEMAWKSKYVGHLRGVNNNFLDTYQLKSQNVVLDADVNKIEFKEGKYIVTFTYAHADGEVEKLLYDRVIVCTGFRFDDSIFDASCKPELTINDRYPNQTSEWESTNVKDLYFVGVLTHMRDYKKKQSGFIHGFRYNIRALSQILEYKYHHQEIPCNTINLTAENIVQSIIERVNKSSALWQQTGFLCDLVVINNEKKAKYYNDIPVDYVHDSELGQQEHYYIVTLEFGLDIIFASPDPFAVERIHKDDIEQASLSSGIHPIIRRFRGSELIAEHHIIEDIDSEWLEDVHINPLLEFFYCQLSKEISSLTVA; this is translated from the coding sequence ATGAATAATACTGTAGAACTTGAATACTTAATTATTGGTGCAGGCCCAGCAGGGTTGCAGCTTGGATATTTTCTCGAAAAAGCCAAGCGTAATTATTTAATTCTTGAAGGTGGAAGTAAAGCAGGGAATTTCTTTAGCAAGTTTCCCAGACATAAGAAGTTAATTTCAATTAATAAAGTATATACAGGGTATAGCGATTCCGAAATTAACCTTCGTTGGGATTGGAATTCTTTACTAAGCGATAGTGAAGAAATGCTGCTTAAAAATTACAGTAGAGAATATTTTCCCCACACAGATGATTTAGTTAGATATTTAGAGGATTTTGCCAACCATTTTAATCTCAAAATAAAATATAACTCACAAGTTGTAAAAATCGCCAAAAACGATAAATTTATGGTGATAGATAACACTGGACAAGTTTATTCCGCATCTCGTTTAATCGTAGCTACTGGTTTTAGCAAACCATATATTCCAGAAATACCTGGAATGGAGTTAGCAGAAAACTATACAGATGTATCCGTCGATCCAGAAGATTTCGCAAATCAACGGGTATTAATTCTTGGCAAAGGAAATTCCGGTTTTGAAACTGCTGATAATTTAGTTGCTACAGCTTCACTTATCCATATAGCTAGTCCTACACCTATAGAAATGGCATGGAAAAGCAAATATGTTGGCCATTTGCGAGGTGTTAACAATAACTTTTTAGACACTTATCAACTAAAATCACAGAATGTAGTTTTAGATGCCGATGTAAACAAAATAGAGTTTAAGGAAGGTAAATATATTGTTACATTCACTTATGCTCATGCCGACGGAGAAGTAGAAAAGTTGCTTTACGATCGGGTAATAGTATGTACTGGATTCCGTTTTGACGATTCTATTTTTGACGCATCATGTAAGCCAGAGCTAACTATCAACGATCGCTATCCTAATCAAACTAGCGAATGGGAGTCAACTAACGTTAAAGACCTATATTTTGTAGGAGTCTTGACTCATATGCGTGACTATAAAAAGAAACAATCTGGCTTTATTCACGGATTCCGCTATAACATCCGGGCATTAAGTCAAATCTTAGAATATAAGTATCATCATCAAGAAATACCCTGTAATACAATCAACTTGACTGCTGAAAATATTGTGCAGTCTATCATTGAACGTGTAAATAAAAGCTCTGCTTTATGGCAACAAACTGGCTTTTTATGCGACCTTGTTGTAATAAACAATGAAAAAAAGGCAAAGTACTATAATGACATTCCTGTTGATTACGTACACGACAGTGAATTAGGTCAGCAAGAACATTACTATATTGTAACTTTAGAATTTGGACTTGATATTATATTTGCAAGTCCCGATCCATTTGCTGTTGAACGGATTCACAAAGATGACATTGAGCAAGCTTCATTAAGTTCGGGCATACATCCAATAATTCGTCGTTTTCGCGGCAGCGAACTGATAGCCGAGCATCATATTATTGAAGATATTGATAGTGAATGGTTAGAAGACGTACATATAAATCCATTGTTAGAGTTCTTCTATTGTCAGTTATCAAAAGAAATTTCTTCATTAACCGTAGCCTAA
- a CDS encoding NAD(P)H-quinone oxidoreductase subunit N translates to MDFVNLASQLNAGTIVPEGIVIITFLGVLIVDLILGRSSSRWIGYLAVAGLLSSLVALYFQWDNSNPISFIGAFNGDDLSIVFRGIIALSAAITILMSIRYVEQSGTALAEFVAILLTATLGAMFLSGASELVMIFISLETLSISSYLLTGYTKRDPRSNEAALKYLLIGASSTAVFLYGVSLLYGLSGGQTELSAIATGIETANLGQSLGIVISLVFVIAGIGFKISAAPFHQWTPDVYEGAPTPVIAFLSVGSKAAGFALAIRILTTVFPLVADEWRFVFTALAVLSMILGNVVALAQTSMKRMLAYSSIAQAGFVMIGLIAGTEAGYSSMIFYLLVYLFMNLCGFTCVILFSLRTGTDQITEYSGLYQKDPLLTLGLSLSLLSLGGIPPLAGFFGKIYLFWAGWQAGLYGLVLLGLVTSVVSIYYYIRVVKMMVVKEPQEMSDVVKNYPPISWNLPGLRPLQIGLVTTLIATSIAGILSNPLFTLANNSVANTRILQESMAPSPQVSVVTSKLP, encoded by the coding sequence ATGGATTTTGTTAATCTTGCATCCCAGTTAAATGCTGGAACGATAGTACCAGAGGGGATTGTAATTATCACCTTTTTAGGGGTTTTGATCGTAGACTTGATTTTAGGACGTTCGTCCTCACGCTGGATTGGATATCTAGCAGTTGCAGGTTTACTTTCTTCTTTGGTCGCTTTATATTTTCAGTGGGACAACAGCAATCCCATATCATTTATTGGTGCTTTCAATGGCGATGACCTTAGTATCGTGTTTCGCGGTATTATTGCTCTGTCTGCGGCTATCACTATTTTGATGTCAATTCGCTACGTTGAGCAAAGTGGTACGGCACTAGCAGAGTTTGTTGCTATTTTGCTTACCGCTACCCTTGGAGCAATGTTTCTGTCGGGGGCTTCGGAACTGGTGATGATTTTCATCTCCTTGGAAACTCTTAGTATTTCCTCTTATTTATTAACAGGTTATACCAAGCGCGACCCGCGTTCCAACGAAGCAGCCCTGAAATATTTATTGATTGGAGCTTCAAGTACTGCTGTATTTTTGTATGGTGTTTCCCTGCTTTATGGTTTGTCTGGTGGACAAACTGAATTAAGCGCGATCGCTACCGGCATAGAAACAGCAAACCTAGGTCAGTCCTTGGGTATAGTTATTTCTTTGGTGTTTGTCATTGCCGGTATTGGTTTTAAAATATCTGCCGCACCTTTTCACCAATGGACACCAGATGTATACGAAGGGGCACCAACTCCCGTAATTGCGTTTTTATCGGTAGGCTCTAAAGCTGCGGGTTTTGCTTTAGCTATCCGTATACTAACAACAGTATTTCCTTTGGTTGCTGATGAATGGAGATTCGTATTTACTGCTTTAGCTGTATTAAGTATGATATTGGGTAACGTTGTTGCCCTAGCTCAAACTAGCATGAAGCGGATGCTGGCTTATTCATCTATTGCTCAAGCTGGGTTTGTGATGATTGGCTTGATTGCAGGCACCGAAGCCGGATATTCCAGCATGATATTCTATCTGCTAGTTTACCTGTTTATGAATCTTTGTGGTTTTACCTGCGTAATTCTATTCTCTCTACGCACGGGAACCGACCAAATTACTGAGTACTCTGGGTTATATCAGAAAGATCCGCTTTTAACTTTAGGATTAAGCCTTTCTCTGCTTTCCTTGGGAGGAATACCCCCATTAGCCGGGTTCTTCGGTAAAATTTACTTGTTTTGGGCTGGTTGGCAAGCAGGTCTTTATGGCTTAGTCTTATTAGGATTAGTTACCAGCGTAGTTTCTATTTACTATTACATCCGCGTCGTCAAGATGATGGTAGTAAAGGAACCTCAAGAAATGTCCGATGTAGTCAAGAATTACCCCCCCATCAGTTGGAACTTACCTGGATTAAGACCATTGCAAATTGGTTTGGTGACAACTTTAATTGCTACTTCTATTGCAGGAATTTTGTCAAATCCTTTATTTACGTTAGCAAATAATTCTGTTGCTAATACTCGTATATTGCAGGAATCAATGGCTCCTAGTCCACAGGTAAGTGTAGTTACAAGTAAGCTACCGTAA
- a CDS encoding alpha/beta hydrolase, giving the protein MLYRNFKNQSELDAAYDPVTSGTDIPVYMDFYATNSSQVRKDLTCQLDVPYGATLEEHLDIFPAAQSQSPIVVFIHGGYWIMASSKDFSFVAKGLVEAGVTVVVINHALCPEVSIDEIVRQNRAAIAWIYRNANNFGGDANLIYVSGHSAGGHLTTMLMSTNWEKDYGLPDNIIKGGCAISGVFDLMPFPYTWLQPKLQLTWDQVLRNSPILHIPRKAGSLIITYGGEENSEFKRQSEDFLNAWKANGNQGYYLPQPDKNHYNIINDFLEKNSPLCKAILKQI; this is encoded by the coding sequence ATGTTGTATAGAAATTTTAAAAATCAATCGGAACTAGATGCAGCTTACGATCCGGTCACATCAGGTACAGATATACCTGTTTATATGGATTTTTATGCTACGAATAGTTCCCAGGTACGTAAGGATTTGACTTGCCAGTTGGATGTTCCTTACGGAGCAACTTTAGAAGAACATCTAGACATTTTTCCTGCGGCACAAAGTCAATCTCCCATTGTCGTGTTTATCCACGGTGGATACTGGATAATGGCTAGTAGTAAAGATTTTAGTTTTGTTGCTAAGGGTTTAGTTGAGGCTGGTGTAACAGTTGTAGTTATTAACCATGCATTATGTCCGGAAGTAAGTATTGATGAAATTGTTCGTCAGAATCGTGCTGCCATTGCCTGGATTTATCGTAACGCTAATAATTTTGGGGGAGATGCAAATCTTATCTACGTATCAGGTCATTCGGCAGGTGGCCATTTAACCACTATGCTCATGTCTACTAACTGGGAAAAAGACTACGGCTTACCAGATAATATTATTAAAGGAGGTTGTGCAATTAGTGGTGTATTTGATTTAATGCCTTTTCCTTACACATGGCTACAACCCAAGTTACAACTTACCTGGGATCAAGTATTGCGTAACAGCCCCATTTTGCACATTCCCAGAAAAGCAGGTTCGCTTATTATCACTTATGGTGGTGAAGAAAATTCTGAGTTTAAGCGTCAATCAGAAGATTTTCTTAATGCATGGAAAGCAAATGGTAATCAAGGTTATTACCTACCGCAACCTGACAAAAACCATTACAACATAATTAATGATTTCTTGGAGAAGAATAGCCCTCTATGTAAGGCTATTTTAAAACAAATTTAG